CCAATTTGTCCTTCTTGAACTTCAGTACATAGCCGACTCTGCGGATCCGCTTAAAAGAACAAGGGGCCGAAGGGGACTTGATATACTCAAACGTATGCAGAAGATGACGGATCTGGAGATACAGGTTACAGAACAGGATTTCCCAAAGGTAAAGGGTGTTGATTCAAAGCTTATTGTACTTGCAAAACAAATGAATGCAAAGATTATAACAAACGATTTTAACCTTAATAAAGTAGCCGAATTACAGGGTGTAACAGTGCTTAATCTAAATCAATTATCAAATGCGTTAAAACCCATTGTTATACCCGGTGAGTTTATGAAGTTAAAGGTTATCAAAGAAGGCTCCGAGGCAAACCAGGGTATTGCTTATCTTGATGACGGCACAATGGTGGTAGTTGATAATGGGAGAAAGCTCATTGGCAAAACCATTGATACGGTTGTAACGAGTGTGCTGCAAACTACGGCGGGAAGAATGATCTTCGTGAGACCTAAAGAAGAAAACGGAGGTTTTCAGCATCAATAACGTTCGTATCACAGCTATAATACCTGCAGCAGGGAATGGTTCAAGATTAGGTTCCGATATACCAAAACAATTCATAGATATTGCCGGTAAGCCATTGTTGGTATATGCGCTTGAGATAATAGATAATATTCCCCTGATCAATGATATCATTATATCTTCACCGGCAAATAATATAAATTTTATTAAGAAGCTCATAAACGATTTTAATATAAAAAAGGTTAGCGATGTAGTTGTAGGCGGTAATACACGTACCCAATCGGTAAGGAATGCATTTAACAAAATCAAAGCAACGGATTATGTTTTTATTCATGACGCTGTCCGGCCTTTTATAACAACACGCATTATAACGGATGTAATAAATCGATGTCTGTCAACAGGTGCAGCAATATGCGCCCTACCTGTTATGGATACAGTAAAACTTATAGACGGTGATGATATCGTCGTAAAAAATGTGGATCGTACAAATTTGTGGGTTGCCCAGACACCGCAGATGTTCAAATACAGCATGCTGACAAAGGCTTATGAATACTATGATCAGCAGCCTTATGATGCAACGGATGAATCAAGCATAATAGAGCAGACAGGCACCAAGGTGAGCATTG
This region of Deltaproteobacteria bacterium genomic DNA includes:
- a CDS encoding PIN domain-containing protein, translated to MGIIIVRALVLILSGLAGYIVFLRIPYTYPIIGALVGLGIGLLAILFELLIRRQTVKAIIGGTAGFIAGLVAGNLLTFGVLKELLKEPYISLTTYLTINMLLGYLGIVIGSRKGIEFSFGNSKGDGAKAPGSSISYKILDTSVIIDGRIADVCETSFIEGIFVVPQFVLLELQYIADSADPLKRTRGRRGLDILKRMQKMTDLEIQVTEQDFPKVKGVDSKLIVLAKQMNAKIITNDFNLNKVAELQGVTVLNLNQLSNALKPIVIPGEFMKLKVIKEGSEANQGIAYLDDGTMVVVDNGRKLIGKTIDTVVTSVLQTTAGRMIFVRPKEENGGFQHQ
- the ispD gene encoding 2-C-methyl-D-erythritol 4-phosphate cytidylyltransferase, encoding MPKQFIDIAGKPLLVYALEIIDNIPLINDIIISSPANNINFIKKLINDFNIKKVSDVVVGGNTRTQSVRNAFNKIKATDYVFIHDAVRPFITTRIITDVINRCLSTGAAICALPVMDTVKLIDGDDIVVKNVDRTNLWVAQTPQMFKYSMLTKAYEYYDQQPYDATDESSIIEQTGTKVSIVRGDIVNIKITTEADLNFAKTIVSMLCIE